The proteins below are encoded in one region of Hordeum vulgare subsp. vulgare chromosome 3H, MorexV3_pseudomolecules_assembly, whole genome shotgun sequence:
- the LOC123440769 gene encoding protein LURP-one-related 11-like, with translation MAKIQPLAAAASQSPSDYQRSQRAYTVWMKSLVFNGNGCTVYGPDGAVAFRVDNYGCRGGREVFFMDRAGNALIRIRRKGFGVFRRWEVCRCTHNGHEDEESTPWFTVRRAEKGGAAVGMHGGAGTCYRVDGCCVRKSEYKVSGVDGTVVAEVARKQTPAGVVLGEDVLTLTVPPEADHLLFLGLVVVRGLINRSL, from the coding sequence ATGGCCAAGATCCAGCCCCTCGCTGCCGCAGCCTCACAGTCGCCCTCGGACTATCAACGGAGCCAGCGGGCGTACACGGTGTGGATGAAGTCGCTGGTCTTCAACGGCAACGGCTGCACGGTGTACGGCCCCGACGGCGCGGTCGCCTTCCGCGTCGACAACTACGGCTGCAGGGGCGGCCGCGAGGTCTTCTTCATGGACCGCGCCGGCAACGCCCTCATCAGGATCAGACGCAAGGGATTTGGCGTGTTCAGGAGGTGGGAGGTCTGCCGGTGCACCCACAACGGCCACGAGGACGAGGAATCAACGCCGTGGTTCACTGTGCGCCGGGCCGAGAAGGGCGGGGCCGCTGTGGGGATGCACGGTGGCGCGGGAACGTGCTACAGGGTCGACGGGTGCTGTGTGCGTAAGTCGGAGTACAAAGTCAGCGGCGTCGATGGCACGGTCGTGGCTGAGGTGGCTAGGAAGCAGACGCCGGCGGGAGTGGTGCTGGGGGAGGACGTGCTGACGCTGACGGTGCCGCCGGAGGCGGATCACCTGCTCTTCCTGGGTTTGGTCGTCGTGCGTGGCCTCATCAATCGCTCCTTGTGA